A segment of the Candidatus Neomarinimicrobiota bacterium genome:
TTTTCCATTCGATTGTTCCATCCTGTTCCAAAAAATCGTGATAAACAAATGAGAATCTGGCGTTGATTGTCTTGCCATTTGTCACAAAATTGTAATGACCAGAGTTTACGGCATCCGACCCACAATTAAAAACACGAGGGTTCTCTGATACAATCTTAACCTCAACTGGGGATTTCAGCAAGTTTTCAAAATATTCAAAAATCAAATCATGCCCGACCCTTTCCTTGTTGG
Coding sequences within it:
- a CDS encoding SgcJ/EcaC family oxidoreductase gives rise to the protein MSDSAASELLQKWVTAVNGGDPNQVTNLYYEDGILLGTFSNKERVGHDLIFEYFENLLKSPVEVKIVSENPRVFNCGSDAVNSGHYNFVTNGKTINARFSFVYHDFLEQDGTIEWKIISHHSSVMPET